From the genome of Marinitoga sp. 1197, one region includes:
- a CDS encoding ABC transporter permease: MAENKEIKQEKQDVFEKQFLSTPQLVWRALKRHKFGLISMWILLILYMLALFADFLSPMDYRVQHIQYKYAPPMKVFWKDETGEFVGPHVYLYKRVKDPVTFQSVFKEATYFDNFKVYDDLNFDTEKETIIKIGEYNPDFESTITNYQFVLNYNTYAITQDGKKYKILTETKTEPLITFDELGIKNKTLRKNEEGFLNVDQIPLLNGEDVLLSVEDRGIASTFYFVENYKTKSKLSRYNLKPEDIKEFKKYVSLEAIEVETEDDFYEYYPENFEGVNFKKFNIKFFTRGWEYKWLGIIPGNIHLFGVEKSKMPFLAEDYASKDGIIYLWGADKFGRDMISRLVFGSRVSLTIGLLGIMITFTIGLMLGGTAGYFGGWIDEVLMRFTEILMSIPSFYLLVSLSAILPSELSPSIKYILIIVILSFIGWPGMTRVIRGMTLGLKETEFIQAAVALGYPSRRIIWKHLLPNTATYVIVSATLSIPGYILGEAGLSFLGLGIREPSASWGLMLSQAQNITALTNYPWLLLPGLFIFITVLAFNLFGDAIRDALDPRALGH, translated from the coding sequence ATGGCTGAAAATAAAGAGATAAAACAGGAAAAGCAAGATGTTTTTGAGAAGCAATTTTTATCTACGCCACAATTGGTATGGAGAGCTTTAAAAAGACATAAGTTTGGTCTTATATCAATGTGGATTTTACTTATTTTATACATGCTCGCATTATTTGCAGATTTCCTGTCACCAATGGATTATAGGGTACAGCACATTCAATATAAATATGCACCTCCTATGAAGGTATTCTGGAAGGATGAAACTGGTGAATTTGTTGGACCTCATGTATATTTATATAAGAGAGTAAAAGATCCCGTTACTTTTCAGAGTGTCTTTAAAGAAGCTACATATTTTGATAATTTTAAGGTGTATGATGATTTAAATTTCGATACTGAAAAAGAAACTATAATAAAAATAGGCGAATATAATCCTGACTTTGAATCTACAATTACAAATTATCAGTTTGTTTTAAATTATAATACATATGCTATTACCCAGGATGGAAAAAAATATAAAATTTTAACTGAGACGAAAACAGAACCATTAATTACATTTGATGAATTGGGTATAAAAAATAAAACATTAAGAAAAAATGAAGAAGGCTTTTTGAATGTTGATCAGATTCCTTTGTTAAACGGTGAAGATGTTTTATTGAGTGTAGAAGATAGAGGAATAGCTTCAACTTTCTATTTTGTAGAAAATTACAAAACTAAATCAAAACTTTCAAGATATAATTTAAAACCAGAGGATATTAAAGAATTTAAAAAATACGTTTCACTTGAAGCAATAGAAGTTGAAACAGAAGATGATTTTTATGAATATTATCCAGAAAATTTTGAAGGGGTAAATTTCAAAAAATTTAATATAAAGTTCTTCACAAGAGGCTGGGAATATAAATGGCTTGGAATAATTCCTGGAAATATTCATCTATTTGGTGTGGAGAAGAGTAAAATGCCATTTTTAGCAGAAGATTATGCTTCAAAAGATGGAATAATATATTTATGGGGCGCAGATAAATTTGGTAGAGATATGATAAGTAGATTAGTTTTTGGAAGTAGAGTATCATTAACAATCGGGTTATTGGGTATTATGATAACATTTACAATCGGATTGATGTTAGGAGGTACAGCAGGATATTTTGGCGGATGGATAGATGAAGTTCTAATGAGATTTACAGAAATATTAATGTCAATTCCAAGTTTTTATTTGCTTGTTTCTTTAAGTGCGATTTTACCATCTGAATTATCACCATCTATAAAATATATCTTAATTATTGTAATTCTTTCATTTATTGGTTGGCCAGGTATGACAAGGGTTATAAGAGGTATGACTCTTGGTTTAAAAGAAACAGAATTTATACAAGCTGCAGTTGCACTTGGATATCCATCAAGAAGAATTATCTGGAAACATTTATTGCCAAATACTGCAACGTATGTTATTGTTTCAGCAACATTATCAATACCGGGATATATCCTTGGTGAAGCCGGTTTGAGTTTCCTTGGCCTTGGTATCAGGGAACCTTCAGCAAGTTGGGGATTAATGTTATCTCAGGCTCAAAATATTACAGCCTTAACTAATTATCCATGGCTATTATTACCAGGTTTGTTCATATTTATAACTGTTTTAGCATTCAATTTATTTGGTGATGCAATAAGAGACGCTCTGGATCCAAGAGCATTAGGTCATTAA
- the hpf gene encoding ribosome hibernation-promoting factor, HPF/YfiA family, translating into MDYKLFTKNIELTAALENYLEKRMEKIDRVFKKHDDLLMSTDIRVEKEREIFKVEITSHLKFKGSILKVEERGTDLYEVIDRVSDAFERKLKKFKSKLQNHDAPNPFKEINSDILEEEEEIWTKISKKKRFDLNMYSLEEAVLQLELLGHEFFVFRNSDSEEVNVVYKRKDGSLGLIEFIG; encoded by the coding sequence ATGGATTACAAACTATTTACTAAAAACATCGAGTTAACAGCTGCATTAGAAAACTATCTGGAAAAAAGAATGGAAAAAATTGATAGGGTTTTTAAAAAACATGACGATTTACTTATGAGCACAGATATTAGAGTTGAAAAAGAAAGAGAAATTTTTAAGGTTGAAATTACATCACATTTAAAATTTAAAGGTAGCATTTTAAAGGTTGAGGAGAGGGGCACGGATCTTTATGAAGTAATTGATAGGGTTTCAGATGCTTTTGAAAGAAAATTAAAAAAGTTCAAATCAAAATTGCAGAATCACGATGCACCTAATCCATTTAAAGAAATAAACAGTGATATTCTTGAAGAAGAAGAGGAAATATGGACAAAAATTAGTAAAAAAAAGCGTTTTGATTTAAATATGTATTCATTGGAAGAAGCAGTATTGCAACTGGAATTATTGGGTCATGAATTTTTTGTATTTAGAAACTCAGATTCAGAAGAAGTTAATGTTGTTTATAAAAGGAAAGATGGAAGTTTGGGGTTAATAGAATTTATAGGTTAA